The following proteins come from a genomic window of Microbacterium sulfonylureivorans:
- a CDS encoding glycosyltransferase gives MHVVMFGDQHVETLGGAQVSMRLQRRFLELAGHTVTIVAPAVHGPRGRAIAPDAAYLDVPSIPITLDREYSMSWPGRGTDRWVDSALDARPPVDVVHIQGDFWGAFIGHRFAARHGLPIVHTMHNRVDVGIEATAPFPSLVLRVLNSWQRRVLGVQSGADAEGDDGWAYLVRFATRADAVTAPSTHFARRLEEHGVVPTGDHGRARRLDAPLTGIGVDVVWNGIDDEILDGALDAASADRAPGPPRFVWLGRMSPEKRLLPFLTALAESGVRADVEVIGGGGQLRAAERLVHRHGLTASVSFAGRLPYHVTLRRIAAADAVVQTSIGFETQGMTPFEAASLGTPSIISDPDIAAELGTGFWPVGDGATADASTAALAAALRRAAADIEAGTAPAVDRSIRERFRQSSRTAAMVEVYARVTS, from the coding sequence GTGCACGTCGTGATGTTCGGCGATCAGCACGTCGAGACGCTCGGCGGGGCTCAGGTGTCGATGCGCCTCCAGCGCCGGTTCCTCGAACTCGCCGGGCACACGGTCACGATCGTGGCGCCCGCCGTCCACGGCCCTCGTGGGCGTGCGATCGCGCCGGATGCCGCGTACCTCGACGTCCCGTCGATTCCGATCACGCTCGATCGCGAGTACTCGATGTCGTGGCCCGGCCGGGGCACGGACCGGTGGGTGGATTCCGCGCTCGACGCGCGTCCGCCAGTCGACGTCGTGCACATCCAGGGCGACTTCTGGGGTGCGTTCATCGGCCATCGCTTCGCCGCCCGGCACGGACTGCCGATCGTGCACACGATGCACAACCGGGTCGACGTCGGCATCGAGGCGACCGCGCCGTTTCCGTCGCTCGTGCTGCGGGTGCTCAACTCCTGGCAGCGCCGGGTCCTCGGCGTGCAGTCCGGCGCCGACGCCGAGGGCGACGACGGCTGGGCGTACCTGGTGCGGTTCGCGACGCGGGCGGATGCCGTGACGGCTCCGTCGACGCACTTCGCGCGCCGGCTCGAGGAGCACGGCGTCGTGCCCACGGGCGACCACGGACGGGCCCGCCGGCTCGATGCGCCGCTGACCGGCATCGGGGTCGACGTGGTCTGGAACGGCATCGACGACGAGATCCTCGATGGCGCGCTCGACGCCGCGTCCGCGGATCGCGCGCCCGGACCTCCGCGGTTCGTGTGGCTCGGCCGCATGAGCCCCGAGAAGCGCCTGCTTCCGTTCCTCACGGCCCTCGCCGAGTCAGGCGTGCGCGCCGACGTCGAGGTGATCGGCGGCGGCGGACAGCTGCGCGCGGCAGAGAGGCTCGTCCACAGACACGGGCTGACGGCATCCGTCTCCTTCGCCGGCCGGCTGCCGTATCACGTGACCCTGAGGCGCATCGCGGCCGCGGACGCCGTCGTGCAGACCTCGATCGGCTTCGAGACGCAGGGCATGACCCCGTTCGAGGCCGCATCGCTCGGAACGCCCTCGATCATCAGCGATCCCGACATCGCCGCCGAGCTGGGCACGGGCTTCTGGCCCGTCGGCGACGGTGCGACGGCGGATGCCTCGACCGCCGCGCTCGCCGCGGCACTGCGCCGCGCGGCCGCCGACATCGAGGCGGGTACCGCGCCGGCGGTCGACCGGTCGATCCGCGAGCGGTTCCGTCAGTCGTCGCGCACCGCCGCGATGGTCGAGGTCTACGCCCGCGTCACGTCCTGA
- a CDS encoding GlxA family transcriptional regulator, with the protein MKTVAVIVQDGFAPFEFGVACEAFGLDRSDDGIPNFDFRIVTPEPGVVQSKMGFSINVDLDLAFAYEADLVVVSPTPRQYWANADERVLDAVRAAVARDAWVLSVCSGSFILGAAGVLDGRRATTHWMYADIMAKMYPAVDVDPDVLYVQDGKVITSAGTAAGLDACLHLLRQELGAELTNKIARRMVVPPQRDGGQAQFIDRPLPEVASLSLSPVTDWMVENLRLELTVDQLAAKAHMSPRTFARRFKSDYGATPAAWLARQRIIHAQRLLEKTDLGLDRIAYESGFGSAAVLRQNFARVLDTTPTAYRARFCCTREAMDAAGRPASSIGERRRDEAGVLEPVA; encoded by the coding sequence ATGAAGACGGTCGCCGTCATCGTCCAGGACGGGTTCGCGCCGTTCGAGTTCGGCGTCGCATGCGAGGCCTTCGGGCTCGACCGATCGGATGACGGCATCCCGAACTTCGACTTCCGCATCGTGACGCCCGAGCCGGGTGTCGTGCAGTCGAAGATGGGCTTCTCGATCAACGTCGACCTCGACCTCGCCTTCGCGTACGAGGCCGACCTCGTCGTGGTCTCGCCCACGCCCCGCCAGTACTGGGCGAACGCCGACGAGCGCGTGCTCGACGCCGTGCGCGCCGCGGTCGCCCGCGACGCCTGGGTGCTGAGCGTGTGCAGCGGATCGTTCATCCTGGGGGCGGCCGGCGTGCTCGACGGGCGCAGGGCCACGACCCACTGGATGTACGCCGACATCATGGCGAAGATGTACCCCGCCGTCGACGTCGACCCCGACGTGCTCTACGTGCAGGACGGGAAGGTCATCACGAGCGCCGGCACGGCCGCCGGGCTCGACGCCTGCCTGCACCTCCTGCGCCAGGAGCTCGGAGCCGAGCTCACCAACAAGATCGCGCGCCGCATGGTGGTCCCGCCGCAGCGCGACGGCGGTCAGGCGCAGTTCATCGATCGGCCGCTGCCCGAGGTGGCGTCGCTGTCGCTCTCGCCGGTGACCGACTGGATGGTCGAGAACCTCCGCCTCGAGCTCACCGTCGATCAGCTGGCCGCGAAGGCCCACATGTCGCCGCGGACGTTCGCGCGGCGATTCAAGTCCGACTACGGCGCGACGCCGGCGGCCTGGCTCGCCCGGCAGCGGATCATCCACGCACAGCGCCTGCTCGAGAAGACCGACCTCGGCCTCGACCGCATCGCATACGAGAGCGGCTTCGGCTCCGCCGCCGTCCTGCGGCAGAACTTCGCACGCGTCCTCGACACGACGCCGACCGCATACCGCGCCCGCTTCTGCTGCACGCGTGAGGCGATGGATGCCGCGGGCCGGCCGGCCTCGTCGATCGGCGAGCGGCGGCGCGACGAGGCCGGCGTCCTCGAACCGGTCGCCTGA
- a CDS encoding aldose 1-epimerase family protein produces the protein MTVPTPVSGTQHVLRAGDHVAHVASIGASLRALRRGDRDLIAPFGADELRPSMRGALLAPWPNRTANGEYEFGGRTHRLPLTEPELMNAAHGLVAWLDFVAVAKSADALTLRATIEPQPGYPWRVRVDTIFRLSADGLDQEVVALNEADTAAPFGMGGHPYLVAGPARPRAIDAWSLQIPATEMVLVDPERLLPVGSVDVRDGDARFDFRTSRTIGDTTLNHAFTGLVRDPDGAARVRVLDADGDGAEVVWDERCPWVQIYTADGPGTGSHRHAVAVEPTTCPPDALNSKRDLATVEPGATVSAAWSIRAVDGQRMPRA, from the coding sequence GTGACGGTGCCGACACCGGTCTCCGGCACTCAGCACGTTCTCCGCGCGGGAGACCACGTGGCGCACGTCGCCAGCATCGGCGCGTCGCTGCGCGCACTCCGTCGCGGCGACCGCGACCTGATCGCGCCGTTCGGTGCGGATGAGCTGAGGCCTTCGATGCGAGGCGCGCTCCTGGCGCCCTGGCCGAACCGGACGGCGAACGGCGAGTACGAGTTCGGCGGGCGTACACACCGCCTGCCGCTGACTGAACCCGAGCTCATGAACGCGGCGCACGGCCTCGTTGCCTGGCTCGACTTCGTCGCCGTCGCGAAGAGCGCCGACGCACTCACGCTTCGCGCGACCATCGAACCACAGCCCGGGTATCCGTGGCGGGTCCGAGTCGACACGATCTTCCGGCTGAGCGCGGACGGACTCGACCAGGAGGTCGTCGCCCTCAATGAGGCCGATACGGCGGCGCCCTTCGGCATGGGCGGTCATCCGTACCTCGTCGCAGGGCCGGCCCGTCCGCGTGCGATCGACGCGTGGTCGTTGCAGATCCCCGCGACGGAGATGGTTCTCGTCGATCCGGAGCGACTCCTCCCGGTCGGCTCCGTCGATGTCCGCGATGGGGATGCGCGGTTCGACTTCCGCACCTCGCGGACGATCGGCGACACCACGCTCAACCATGCGTTCACCGGGCTCGTGCGCGACCCCGACGGGGCTGCGAGAGTCCGAGTGCTCGATGCGGACGGCGACGGCGCCGAAGTCGTCTGGGACGAACGCTGCCCGTGGGTTCAGATCTACACCGCAGACGGGCCCGGCACCGGCAGCCATCGGCATGCGGTGGCCGTCGAGCCGACGACCTGTCCCCCGGACGCCCTCAACTCCAAGCGCGACCTCGCGACCGTCGAGCCGGGAGCGACCGTCAGCGCAGCGTGGAGCATCCGCGCGGTCGACGGGCAGCGGATGCCGCGCGCCTGA
- a CDS encoding DUF5107 domain-containing protein has translation MTADPTLIAAALDAAAGTLGKGVQAGADEADGKIVLPEPPADVRTALDEGGAVAWSEPLTIRTYEAQDPSVYPMYLDHRVYQGSSGKVYPIPFTERVADDAAPRAWQAIHLENEHVRLVVLPELGGRIHIGYDKTTDYDFFYRNNVIKPALVGLAGPWISGGVEFNWPQHHRPATYLPVETAIENGDDGSVTVWCHDHEPFNRMSAQHGVKLSPGSSVVELVVRLHNRTSERQTFLWWANVAARVNDDYQSFFPEDVRYVADHARRALTAFPAADRPYYNVDYPALAAEEPGADRIDFYRNIPVPTSYMIVDSQEDFFGGYDHGAGAGFVHWAERRLSPGKKQWTWGDAPFGHAWDDQLTDGDGPYVELMAGVYTDNQPDFSWLLPGETKVFSQYWYPIPAMGPAHQATPDAAVNVDRDGGIAATFAVTSAQPGAVLRILRDAEVVASATHDLVPGIPESVRAGGLVADERVAVELVDAAGRLLVRWTPTEFSDEEPWVADEPPVPEEIDSVEELYLTGLHLSQYRHPTRSPLPYWEAALSRDPSDVRTNLAFADFHYRSGQYVRALDFARTAAARLTRRNANPPDAEVFYLMGLILHRLGRDGEAEQAFGKAGWDASWAPAAGVELARLLARRGRNRAALRVLDTLDGVVSHDTRRTALRAMLLQRSGDHAAASALVHRALAVDPLDATLRSLAGSPIDDDPGLLLDIALDFARAGETDPALRLLERAADAPVTGAGNVRPIAHYIAAAMLDRHGRNDEAAAYRERARHADRTWAFPHGLDALDALECAVRADPSDAVALSLLGMLLYACGRRRTALAAWERAIALGLADPVLLRNSALAAYNIAHDDERALELYERAIDQAPDDARLRYEHDQLVIRLGETTARRLESLLPIRELILTRDDFTIEFVRALVAEGRASDAHEILATRSFHPWEGGEGQAIGAWDTTIAALGLPPTEPPATLGERRSPYTPPAPVRDDGVTEYFATSHPELLLFARQDTDE, from the coding sequence ATGACCGCCGACCCAACGCTGATCGCGGCCGCGCTCGACGCGGCAGCCGGGACGCTCGGCAAGGGCGTCCAAGCCGGCGCCGACGAAGCGGACGGGAAGATCGTGCTGCCCGAGCCGCCCGCGGACGTCCGCACCGCGCTGGACGAAGGTGGCGCCGTCGCGTGGAGCGAACCGCTCACCATCCGGACCTACGAGGCGCAGGATCCGAGCGTCTATCCCATGTATCTCGACCATCGGGTCTACCAGGGGTCGAGCGGAAAGGTGTATCCGATCCCCTTCACCGAGCGCGTTGCCGACGACGCCGCTCCTCGTGCATGGCAGGCGATCCATCTCGAGAACGAGCACGTTCGCCTGGTCGTTCTTCCCGAACTCGGCGGCCGCATCCACATCGGCTACGACAAGACGACGGACTACGACTTCTTCTACCGGAACAACGTGATCAAGCCGGCGCTCGTCGGGCTGGCAGGGCCCTGGATCAGCGGCGGCGTCGAGTTCAACTGGCCGCAGCACCACCGCCCTGCGACGTACCTGCCGGTCGAGACGGCGATCGAGAACGGCGACGACGGGTCGGTGACGGTGTGGTGCCACGACCACGAGCCGTTCAACCGCATGTCGGCGCAGCATGGCGTGAAGCTCAGCCCCGGAAGCTCGGTCGTCGAGCTCGTCGTGCGGCTCCACAACCGTACGAGCGAACGGCAGACCTTCCTCTGGTGGGCGAACGTCGCCGCGCGGGTGAACGACGACTACCAGTCGTTCTTCCCCGAGGACGTCCGGTACGTCGCCGATCACGCCCGGCGCGCGCTGACGGCCTTTCCGGCAGCGGATCGTCCCTACTACAACGTCGACTATCCGGCGCTCGCCGCTGAAGAACCGGGTGCGGACCGCATCGACTTCTACCGGAACATCCCGGTCCCGACCTCGTACATGATCGTCGACTCGCAGGAGGACTTCTTCGGCGGATACGACCACGGTGCCGGAGCGGGGTTCGTCCACTGGGCCGAGCGCCGGCTCTCGCCGGGCAAGAAGCAGTGGACGTGGGGCGATGCGCCTTTCGGTCACGCCTGGGACGACCAGCTGACGGACGGCGACGGGCCATACGTCGAGTTGATGGCCGGCGTCTACACCGACAACCAGCCGGACTTCTCGTGGCTGCTGCCCGGAGAGACGAAGGTCTTCTCGCAGTACTGGTACCCGATCCCCGCGATGGGGCCCGCTCATCAGGCGACCCCGGACGCCGCCGTCAACGTCGACCGTGACGGCGGGATCGCCGCCACCTTCGCCGTCACTTCCGCGCAGCCGGGTGCCGTCCTGCGGATCCTGCGCGATGCCGAGGTGGTTGCATCTGCGACGCACGACCTCGTGCCGGGCATCCCGGAGTCGGTCAGAGCCGGCGGTCTCGTGGCGGACGAGCGCGTCGCGGTCGAACTCGTCGATGCAGCCGGCCGGCTCCTTGTGCGGTGGACGCCGACGGAGTTCTCGGATGAGGAGCCCTGGGTGGCTGACGAGCCTCCCGTCCCCGAAGAGATCGACTCGGTCGAGGAGCTCTACCTCACCGGCCTGCACTTGAGCCAGTACCGGCACCCGACTCGCTCGCCCCTGCCGTATTGGGAAGCTGCCCTCTCCCGTGATCCTTCCGACGTCCGTACCAACCTCGCGTTCGCAGACTTCCACTACCGCTCCGGCCAGTACGTGAGGGCGCTCGACTTCGCCCGCACCGCCGCCGCCCGGCTCACCCGCCGAAACGCCAACCCGCCCGACGCCGAGGTGTTCTACCTCATGGGTCTGATCCTCCATCGGCTCGGTCGTGACGGCGAGGCCGAACAGGCGTTCGGAAAGGCGGGATGGGATGCCTCGTGGGCCCCGGCCGCAGGAGTCGAACTGGCTCGGCTGCTCGCACGTCGTGGCCGCAACCGCGCAGCGCTGCGCGTCCTCGACACGCTCGACGGCGTCGTGAGCCACGACACCCGTCGGACGGCCCTGCGCGCCATGCTCCTGCAGAGGTCGGGTGACCACGCGGCTGCGTCTGCACTGGTGCACCGTGCGCTCGCCGTGGATCCGCTGGATGCCACCCTTCGGTCGCTCGCGGGCAGTCCGATCGACGACGACCCGGGGCTGCTCCTCGACATCGCACTCGACTTCGCCCGCGCGGGGGAGACCGATCCGGCGCTGCGCCTCCTTGAGCGGGCTGCGGACGCGCCGGTCACCGGAGCCGGCAATGTGCGACCCATCGCGCACTACATCGCTGCTGCGATGCTCGACAGGCATGGCAGGAACGACGAGGCAGCGGCCTACCGCGAGAGGGCGCGTCATGCCGACCGCACGTGGGCGTTCCCTCATGGCCTCGATGCATTGGACGCACTCGAATGCGCCGTGCGCGCAGATCCTTCGGATGCCGTCGCGCTCTCGCTGCTGGGCATGCTGCTCTATGCATGCGGGCGACGGCGCACGGCCCTCGCGGCCTGGGAGCGCGCCATCGCGCTCGGCCTCGCGGACCCGGTCCTGTTGCGCAACTCGGCGCTGGCGGCATACAACATCGCTCACGATGACGAGCGGGCGCTGGAGCTCTACGAGCGAGCCATCGACCAGGCACCCGACGATGCGCGGCTGCGATACGAGCACGACCAGCTCGTCATTCGACTCGGCGAGACAACGGCCCGGCGCCTCGAATCGCTGCTTCCCATCCGGGAACTGATCCTCACGAGGGACGACTTCACAATCGAGTTCGTCCGCGCCCTCGTGGCGGAGGGCCGGGCTTCCGATGCACACGAGATCCTCGCGACACGGTCCTTCCATCCGTGGGAGGGCGGCGAGGGGCAGGCGATCGGCGCATGGGACACGACCATCGCCGCACTCGGGCTGCCGCCGACCGAGCCGCCGGCGACGCTCGGGGAGAGGCGGTCGCCGTACACGCCGCCCGCGCCGGTGCGCGACGACGGAGTGACCGAGTACTTCGCGACGAGCCATCCCGAACTGCTGCTCTTCGCTCGGCAAGACACGGATGAGTGA
- a CDS encoding glycosyltransferase yields the protein MTESATPDDTPADAVSKRPLTILIGADTWLPHVNGAARFAERLAAGLVARGHVVHVMAPSATHRQHGTFTEVIEGEPMTMHRLPAWRWYPHDWLTFVLPFRSKHYARRVLDEVKPDVVHIQSHIVIGRGLTREARKRGIPIVATNHVMAENVLDFTVLPASWTRYAIKLAWEDAARTFSMTRAVTTPTRKAADFLEQTIDIEGVIPISCGIEASNYTADLTPRDANRLVFVGRLTTEKQIDVVLRAMTRLDPALNVTFDIVGKGDQRRNLEDLSHELGLADRVTFHGHTTDEELKGYLTGASLFVIASIAELQSIATMEAMASGLPIVAADAVALPHLVHDGENGYLFEPGDVDDLAAKLTAVLTLTPEARLRMQRASLEGVKVHDMKRTLETFEALYRDEPLPE from the coding sequence GTGACCGAGTCCGCGACGCCCGACGACACTCCCGCCGACGCCGTGAGTAAGCGCCCCTTGACGATCCTGATCGGCGCCGACACCTGGCTCCCCCACGTCAACGGAGCGGCCCGCTTCGCGGAGCGCCTCGCGGCGGGTCTCGTCGCGCGCGGCCACGTGGTCCACGTCATGGCCCCGAGCGCGACCCACCGTCAGCACGGCACCTTCACCGAGGTGATCGAGGGCGAGCCCATGACCATGCACCGCCTCCCGGCGTGGCGGTGGTACCCGCACGATTGGCTGACCTTCGTGCTGCCGTTCCGATCGAAGCACTACGCACGCCGCGTGCTCGACGAGGTGAAGCCCGACGTCGTGCACATCCAGTCGCACATCGTGATCGGGCGCGGTCTCACCCGCGAGGCACGCAAGCGGGGCATCCCGATCGTCGCCACCAACCACGTGATGGCCGAGAACGTCCTCGACTTCACCGTGCTCCCGGCGTCGTGGACGAGGTACGCGATCAAGCTCGCGTGGGAAGACGCGGCGCGCACCTTCAGCATGACGCGCGCGGTCACGACCCCGACCCGCAAGGCCGCCGACTTCCTCGAGCAGACGATCGACATCGAGGGCGTCATCCCGATCAGCTGCGGGATCGAGGCCTCGAACTACACCGCCGACCTCACTCCGCGCGACGCGAACCGGCTGGTCTTCGTCGGCCGCCTCACGACCGAGAAGCAGATCGACGTCGTGCTGCGCGCGATGACCAGGCTCGACCCCGCACTGAACGTCACGTTCGACATCGTCGGCAAGGGCGACCAGCGGCGCAACCTCGAAGACCTCTCGCATGAGCTCGGTCTGGCCGACCGCGTCACGTTCCACGGCCACACCACCGACGAGGAGCTCAAGGGGTACCTGACGGGCGCGAGCCTGTTCGTCATCGCGTCGATCGCCGAGCTGCAGTCGATCGCGACGATGGAGGCCATGGCGTCGGGTCTGCCCATCGTCGCCGCCGACGCGGTGGCGCTTCCGCACCTCGTGCACGACGGCGAGAACGGCTACCTGTTCGAGCCCGGCGACGTCGACGACCTGGCCGCCAAGCTCACCGCGGTGCTCACGCTCACGCCCGAAGCCCGCCTGCGCATGCAGCGGGCGTCGCTCGAGGGCGTGAAGGTGCACGACATGAAGCGCACCCTCGAGACGTTCGAAGCCCTCTACCGCGACGAACCCCTCCCCGAGTAG
- a CDS encoding LLM class F420-dependent oxidoreductase produces the protein MTDTRHPAAHRPLRIGVQLAPQHASYGAYRDAVLRAEDLGVDAVFNWDHFFPLTSPLEAEHFEAWTVLAAMAEQTERVEFGPLVNCSSYRNPDLQADMARTVDHISARAGATGRLIFGTGSGWAEPDYDEYGYEFGTVGSRLDALADDLPRIRARWDRLNPAPTRRIPILIGGQGERKTLRLVAQHADIWHTFTKLDDMPRKIGVLHEWCAREGRDPAEIELSTGYTIRGFGPLLETDAPARLYELGFRLIIPAIDGPDYDLSPLGPLLEWRDRVNSEI, from the coding sequence GTGACCGACACCCGGCATCCTGCCGCCCACCGTCCGTTGCGGATCGGGGTGCAGCTCGCGCCCCAGCACGCGTCGTACGGCGCGTACCGCGACGCGGTGCTGCGCGCCGAGGACCTCGGCGTGGATGCGGTCTTCAACTGGGACCACTTCTTCCCTCTGACGTCACCGCTCGAGGCCGAGCACTTCGAGGCGTGGACGGTGCTCGCCGCCATGGCCGAGCAGACCGAGCGTGTCGAGTTCGGTCCGCTCGTGAACTGCAGCTCGTACCGCAATCCCGACCTTCAAGCCGACATGGCCCGGACCGTCGACCACATCAGCGCCCGCGCGGGGGCGACGGGCCGCCTGATCTTCGGCACCGGGTCGGGCTGGGCCGAGCCCGACTACGACGAGTACGGCTACGAGTTCGGCACCGTCGGGTCGCGCCTCGACGCCCTCGCGGACGACCTGCCGCGCATCCGCGCCCGCTGGGACCGGCTGAACCCCGCGCCCACGCGACGTATCCCGATCCTCATCGGCGGGCAGGGCGAGCGCAAGACGCTGCGGCTCGTCGCACAGCACGCCGACATCTGGCACACCTTCACGAAGCTCGACGACATGCCCCGCAAGATCGGCGTGCTGCACGAGTGGTGCGCCCGCGAGGGCCGCGACCCCGCGGAGATCGAGCTCTCGACCGGCTACACGATCCGCGGCTTCGGACCGCTTCTCGAGACGGATGCCCCGGCCCGCCTGTACGAGCTGGGCTTCCGTCTCATCATCCCCGCCATCGACGGACCCGACTACGACCTCTCCCCCCTCGGCCCGCTCCTCGAGTGGCGCGACCGCGTCAACAGCGAGATCTGA
- a CDS encoding SulP family inorganic anion transporter: protein MRIDPKRWFSRKTLGKDASAGLVLGVEAVPDGLAAGLLAGVNPLAGLYAYLFGMVGAAVFTSSAFMAVQATSAMALVVSDAGLDATPDPDRALFTLAILTGIVMVVAGLLRAGRLVAFVPTPVMTGFITAIGVNIILGQLSNFTGYAARGANRLTKTFDVLLHIGQWSIASIVVGTITILIIVVLRPTRVGSLGLVVAVVVGSVCAVVLNIWVGDPVGQLRDIVDVPRGLPAPVLPSVADIPALIVPAISLAFIGLVQGAAVSAGIPTVDGRPADANRDFIGQGAGNLVAGLFQGMPVGGSMSGSSIIVQSGAKTRLALFIAGAVMAVVVFVASDLVAFVAMPALAGLLMVVGFGAIKPSRVYSVIKSGPLPTSIMAVTFGLTLIIPLQFAVLAGVGLGIILYVAQQSNHVRVRAVDIAADGRLRESDPPPVVRGGEVLVLQPYGSLFFASSPILEKQLPEVRRESRNAVVIVRLRGTDQIGLSLVDVLRRFAHRLADAGSSLKVVATEDRVIDQLEAGGLLDDIGERNIYKGTEWVGATLRQAYAEARDEIDRGAR from the coding sequence GTGCGGATCGATCCGAAGCGGTGGTTCTCCCGCAAGACGCTGGGGAAGGATGCTTCCGCGGGCCTCGTGCTGGGCGTGGAGGCGGTGCCCGACGGGCTCGCCGCCGGGCTGCTCGCGGGCGTCAACCCCCTCGCGGGTCTGTACGCGTATCTGTTCGGGATGGTCGGCGCGGCGGTCTTCACCAGCAGTGCGTTCATGGCGGTCCAGGCGACGAGCGCGATGGCTCTCGTCGTCTCCGACGCGGGGCTCGACGCGACGCCCGATCCCGATCGGGCGCTGTTCACGCTCGCGATCCTGACGGGCATCGTGATGGTCGTCGCGGGACTGCTCCGCGCCGGGCGGCTCGTGGCGTTCGTGCCGACGCCGGTGATGACGGGCTTCATCACCGCGATCGGCGTGAACATCATCCTGGGTCAGCTCTCGAACTTCACCGGCTACGCCGCACGCGGCGCCAACCGCCTGACGAAGACGTTCGACGTCCTGCTGCACATCGGGCAGTGGAGCATCGCGTCCATCGTCGTCGGGACGATCACGATCCTGATCATCGTCGTGCTCCGGCCGACCCGCGTAGGGAGTCTCGGGCTGGTGGTCGCCGTCGTGGTCGGCTCGGTGTGCGCCGTGGTGCTCAACATCTGGGTGGGCGACCCCGTCGGGCAGCTGCGTGACATCGTGGACGTGCCGCGCGGGCTGCCGGCGCCCGTGCTGCCGAGCGTCGCGGACATCCCCGCCCTGATCGTGCCGGCGATCTCGCTGGCGTTCATCGGGCTCGTGCAGGGTGCTGCGGTCTCGGCCGGGATCCCGACGGTCGACGGCCGGCCCGCCGATGCCAACCGGGACTTCATCGGCCAGGGCGCGGGGAACCTGGTCGCCGGGCTCTTCCAGGGAATGCCCGTGGGCGGCTCGATGTCGGGATCGTCGATCATCGTCCAGTCGGGGGCGAAGACCCGCCTCGCCCTCTTCATCGCAGGCGCCGTCATGGCGGTCGTGGTGTTCGTCGCCTCCGACCTCGTCGCGTTCGTCGCGATGCCGGCGCTCGCCGGCCTGCTCATGGTCGTCGGGTTCGGTGCGATCAAGCCCAGCCGGGTGTATTCGGTCATCAAGTCCGGGCCGCTGCCGACATCGATCATGGCGGTGACCTTCGGTCTGACACTGATCATCCCGCTGCAGTTCGCGGTGCTCGCCGGGGTCGGCCTGGGGATCATCCTCTACGTCGCACAGCAGTCCAATCACGTGCGCGTGCGGGCCGTCGACATCGCAGCCGACGGCCGGCTGCGCGAGTCGGACCCACCTCCTGTCGTGCGCGGCGGCGAAGTGCTCGTCCTGCAGCCCTACGGCAGTCTCTTCTTCGCGAGTTCGCCGATCTTGGAGAAGCAGCTGCCCGAGGTGAGGCGCGAGTCGCGCAACGCCGTCGTGATCGTGCGGCTGCGGGGCACCGACCAGATCGGGCTGTCGCTCGTCGACGTGCTGCGGCGGTTCGCGCACCGTCTCGCCGACGCGGGCTCGAGCCTCAAGGTCGTCGCGACGGAGGACCGAGTGATCGACCAGCTCGAGGCGGGGGGCCTGCTCGACGACATCGGCGAGCGGAACATCTACAAGGGCACCGAATGGGTCGGCGCGACGCTTCGGCAGGCGTATGCGGAGGCTCGCGACGAGATCGACCGCGGGGCCCGCTGA